AGAGCATCGTGGCATTGAGTCATTGGGGACATTAGTCTGAGGCCCAGTTCCACTTCTCCAGTCACTCTCTCTGAGTCCTAATGTTAGCCTTGAGACCGTTGCTGTCCAACAGCTGCTAGGCCCGTAGTCCTGGGTGTTTCCTACGGTGTGTACCCAGGATCCATTCTCTCTACTGGGCATGGAGGCAGACGTGGCTGGCGCTGGAGCTGGGGCCGCCTGGAGGTCTGGGAGTGGGTATAGAGGCGGTGGTTGGCCCAGGGCCTTGGCTGAGGCTGGGGGTCAGAGTGGGAATACAGTAACTGAGGCTGAGACTGGGGGTCTGGGTAGTTGTGGGGGTAGCGATGCAGTAGCTGAGACTGGGGGTCTGGGTGGTTGTGGGGGTGCAGTAGCTGAGACTGGGGGTCTGGGTGGGGGTGCAGTAGTTGAGACTGGGGGTCTGGGTGGGGGTGTAGTAGTTTAGGCTGAGACTGGGGTTTCGGGTGGGGGAACTGGGGCTGAACAGGGAGGTGAGGAGCATCAGAGAAGGGCGGGGTGTGGTTCTCAACCCGAGGAGAGCTGATATGGAGATGGGTCTCCAAGAGGTGGCCAGCCGACGCCACCATAGCTGAAGAAGAGAAggcggaagaggaggaagaaggggatAAGTCTAGCGGTTGCTCTGAGCATAGAGATAGGTAGGATTGTGGTTGTGGGTGTGTCTTTTGGTGTAGCTGTGAGTGTAGCTGTGAGTGTGGTTGTAGTTGTGGTTGTAGTTgtggcggtgggtgtagctgtgAGTGTAGCTGTGGGTGTGGCTGTAGTTGTGGGTGTAGTTGTGGCTGTGAGTGTAGCTGTGGGTGTAGTTGTGGGTGTAGTTGTGGTTGTGGGAGTAGTTGTGGCTGTGGGTGTAGTTGTGGCTGTGGGTGTAGTTGTGGCTGTGGGTGTAGTTGTAGGTGTGGGTGTAGTTGTGGGTGTGGTGAGTGGTTCTGTTGAAGGGAGGGTGTGAGGAAGtcatgtgacagtgtgtgtgtggagaacaGACCAatgggaggacgaggaggagcgGGGACGTTAGGAGGGACGGGAGGAGACAGGAAGAGGTGTGGTGGCGGGGAGGAAGACGTGGGGTGGCGGGGAGGAAGAGGTGTGGTCGGGTGGAATTGGCACAGTGGAATCTGGATCACTCTGGGGGAAGACACAGAGAAAAGTCAGTAGAACAACAGGTGTCTAATATTTTCAAATACTTGGGCTGCACTTCATTTAGTTTGCTCCAATACAGTGGAACCAATGGAACCGGTTGCAGGTGCAACGTCCAAGACAAATCAGGCAAATGCTTAAAAGCTTTTGACAAATGTATTTAACCCAAATCAAAATGGCTTGATAATAATTTGAGTCACAATGATAAGAAACAAAAGGGTCTGCCTCACTTCTGCTGCTGGAAGCCCTCCTCTGACAGTGGTGTGGTGGGGACACAGTGGGACAGGTCTCGCCCCCCCCAGGCAGTGGGGCAGGGTGCAGGGCCAGAGGCTGGGGGGGACCACCCGTGCCGGACCCCGGGGCTCTTCATCTTGTTCAGTCCCAACAGGCCCTTGGCGCTGGCCTCCCTCCTCAACTGCTGGCGGAACACCCTCAGACCTGGAACAGAGGTCAAAAATCACAACATCATAAACCTTCATGAAAGCCACCAAGAATAGATCTAGAACTAAATTGTTACTAACGGTTACAGAATTATGTTTATTTTAGTGAGCAGTTTGTGTGTGCAGACTGACAGGTATCTTAATATCTTGTGGAGTTCCTCAAGGATCCATTCTAGGACCTTTGTCGTTTCTGATCTACATCAAAGATGATTAAAACTCAAGAGATGTCTCCAATGTGTAAGACAGGAGCCAATTACAGTATACATAAGAAGGTTTTCTTCTTTCCATCTGTCATATTGGTCTGTGCTTTAGTTTTGAAGTGGTCGTCCATACCTTGAGTTAGAGCGCCGGTGTCCATGTCGGAGGCTCGGCGGCCCTCCTGGAAGCTGGGTACGGGGAGGCTGTCCTGGGGAGGGGGCTGCAGGGTGGACGACAGGGCCAGATGACCGGTAGTGACCAATAACTGATAGGGGCCGTCAACAGTGCTGGGCACGGTAGAGGACAGGGCCAGGGGGGACTCTGTGGGGCTATAAGTCCCAGGGCCAACCACAGGAGTGACAAGTAACATATAGGGGTCCTCAATAGGGCTGGACAGGCTGGGACTGgcggagaaggaagaggaggaagaggagaaactATCTGAGGAAGCTTGGTCGGATGAGTTTACCACAACACCTGTAGATGAGGAGAGAGTAGGGAACTTTAGCCCTGTAACCTTGTGACAATGTGAAAGTGGGCTATGTATAGTGGTGTGTCTATAGCGGTGTGTATagtggtgtgtgtatagtggtgtgtgtatagtggtgtgtatagtggtgtgtctatagtgttgtgtatagtggtgtgtgtatagtggtgtgtatagtggtgtgtgtatagtggTGTGTATAGTGGTGTCTATAGTGTTGTGTATagtggtgtgtgtatagtggTGTGTATAGTGGTGTGTCTATAGTGTTGTGTATAATGGTATGTGTATAGTGGTGTGTCTATAGTGGTGTGTCTATAGTGGTGTGTCTATAGTGGTGTGTCTATAGTGGTGTGTCTATAGTGGTGTGTATagtggtgtgtgtatagtggtgtgtctatagtggtgtgtgtatagtggtgtgtatagtggtgtgtctatagtgttgtgtatagtggtgtgtgtatagtggTGTGTATAGTGGTGTGTCTATAGTGTTGTGTATAATGGTATGTGTATAGTGGTGTGTCTATAGTGGTGTGTCTATAGTGGTGTGTCTATAGTGGTGTGTCTATAGTGGTGTGTCTATAGTGGTGTGTATagtggtgtgtgtatagtggtgtgtgtatagtggtgtgtgtatagtggTGTGTCTATACTGTTGTGTATagtggtgtgtgtatagtggTGTGTATAGTGGTGTGTCTATAGTGTTGTGTATAATGGTATGTGTATAGTGGTGTGTCTATAGTGGTGTGTCTATAGTGGTGTGTATAGTGGTGTGTATAGTGATGTGTGTATAGTGATGTGTgtatagtggtgtgtgtagtggtgtgtgtatagtggtgtgtgtatagtggtgtgtgtagtggtgtgtgtatagtggtgtgtgtatagtcgtgtgtgtatagtggtgtgtgtatagtggtgtgtctatagtggtgtgtgtatagtggtgtgtgtatagtggtgtgtgtagtggtgtgtgtatagtggtgtgtgtatagtcgtgtgtgtatagtggtgtgtgtatagtggtgtgtgtatagtggTGTGTGTACCTCATGCAAATGTTTGTATCTAAATTAACAtagttctgtgtgtgtgcgtgtgcatgtgtgtgtctcagtaCTCACAAGATGGGCTGCACTGCTGGAGGCTGGCAGAGACCTCGGCCAGAGTGTGTCTGTGGGAGAGGTCTAAGGAGAAGGGTGCTGCCCCTCCCTCCTCTTGTAGCCCCTCTTCCTGTGGCTCCTCCCCCTGGTTTCCATGGTGATCCTGATCACTAATGCAGGTTGGTAGCAGAGTGTCGTGGTCAGGGTTGGGGGTCACCTTTTCGGTGCTGTGGGGCAGTCTGAGGGAGCGGAGCTCTTTCACCTTCTCCAGCATGAGACGGTAGATAGCAGAGAAGTGGTTGTAGCTGCTGCTCTGAAGAGactggagagaggtagagagagagagagaggtagagagagagagagagagaggtagagagagagagagagagcgaggtagagagagagagagagagagagagagagagagagagagagagagagaggaagagagggagagagagaggtagagagagagagagagagagagagagagagagcgaggaagagagacagagagagaggtagagagagagagagagagagagagagagagagagagagagagagagagagagcgagggaggtagagagagaggtagagagagagagagagagagagagagagagagcgaggaagagagggagagagagaggtagagagacagagagagagagagagagagagagagggagagagagcgaggaagagagacagagagagaggtagagagagggagagcgaggtagagagagagagagagagagagagagagagagagagaggtagagagagaaagagagagagagagagagagagagagagagagagagagagagagagagagagagagagagagagagagcgaggaagagagggagagagagaggtagagagacagagagagagagagagagggagagagagcgaggaagagagacagagagagaggtagagagagggagagcgaggtagagagagagagagagagagagagagaggtagagagagagagagagagagagagagagagagagagagagagagagagagagagagagagagagagagtgaggaagagagggagagagagagggagagcgaggaatagagggagaaagagagacagagagtgagggagagcgagagagagagctattgAAATTACATACAGTAGGAAATGTAGCTACACAGATATGGAGTTACACATCGGACTCACACTGGTTTCTTAGTATTTCTCCGACTCACCTCAATGGTCCTCTGCCGGTCGATGCCCAGGGTCTGCATGAGGCCAAGGACCGGCTCGCTGTAATTCTCCCCCAGACGGGGCTCTGCATCAGGGGCAGGGGTCGGCTGCGGCGTCTCTGGAGGGGCTGCCGTGGCCGGGGGGTCCGACTTCATCCAGCGGTGCTTCTTGATCCGGGCCACCGTGATCCGTTTGGCCGGTTCAATTACTAACATCCTCCGCACCAGGTTCTCACAGTCTGATGGTATGGAGGGAGATAAGGGACAAAATGAAGAGGGTTTCAGAACCGGCTAAGGTCACCGCTGTAGTTTGATTGGTTTTAGTGTTATGACCTAAGGAAAAGACAATAGTTTTGTTGGTGGTGACAACAGCAGCGTTTGGTTGATGTAATACAACATGGATTTATAACATCTATAATCATATCTAACGTTGTCtgtgaatggcaccctattatcaAGGTCTGGGAATTGCCAGGAACCTCACAATGCAATATTATCACCATACGATATGTATTGAGaactgatgttccaaacatattgctcactatatgtctgctgcagagagacaagagagttttgatcagtcatggaaataaaagagctgaaaacatgttggctcactatttaaaaagaagatggagaataaGCTATAGAATGGAAAAATACCAGCGTTTTGGCGCAGGAACAGTCAACTAGCACAAGCTAACGCTACCTAGCAACAACaaccataatatatacagtactagtcaaaaggttggacacacctctcattcaagggtttttccttatttttgactattttctacattgtagaatagtgaagacatcaaaactatgaaataacgcatggacttggtattttaccaaatagggctatcttctgtataccacccctaccttgtcacaacacaactgattggctcaaacgcattaaggaaagaaatttcacaaattaacttttaacaaggcacacctgttaattgaaatgcattccaggtaactacctcatgaagctggttgagagaacgccaggagtgtgcaaagctgtcatcaaggcaaagggtagctacttttcAGAAttgaaaatctaaaatatattttgatctgtttaacacttttttggttactacatgattccatatgtgttatttcatagttgtgatatcttcactattattctacagtgtagaacatAGTCaaagaataaagaaaaacccttgaatgagtggatgtgtccaaacttttgactggtactgtatatatatctttttatCGATACTTGGAGTAGCACacaacatagggaatagtgtatgGTTTCAGCCTTGTGCTGTGAGTATCTGTCATGTGTCCTGCAGGACCGTACCTTGGGACATGTAGAAGGGGATTCTGAAGCGGCCCTCCCGGACCCTCTGTCTGAGCGCGGGGAGCGAGGGGCCGTCAAAGGGCAGGACGCCACACACCAACACGTACAGCACCACGCCCAGACTCTGAACACCAAAGGGGGTGAGTGAGATGAGCACCACAGTCCTGCCACTTCCTACTGCTATTAGTACTATTGTCACTACCAGATAAAGATATAGAATTCCTGATGAATCATCTCTACACCACAATAACTACCTATACGGTTATTACAGTACAAGAGGGATTCTGAGATCTGAAAACATACAACCTTCATCTGCACTTTCATTCCCATGACATTATAGAGAAATAATCAACCCAAAGCAAGAGAATAGGAGAGAAACCATCCCTTCCTGGTCCCTTACCCAGATGTCTAGAGGAGGCCCCTCGTACTCAATCCCCTCAAACACCTCTGGAGCGGCGTAGGGAGGGGACCCACACCAGGTGGACAGAAATTGTCCTTCACTGAAGAAGTTCCCAAAACCAAAGtctacagggagggagaggaaaaagTCCATTAATATCAGAGCATTCTATCCCTAAAGCCAGGGCTGTTCAATTCCGGTCCTGGAAAGCCAAAATACTTCTGTTTTTCATCCTCTCCTtccaatcagggactgatttagacctgggacaccatgtGAGTGCAATTAACTACCAGGTAGAAACAAAAAACAGAGATGTTTTGGCCCACTGGGACCGGAATTGAAAAGCCCTGCCTAAAGCCCTCGTGAATCCTCTGGAACATTCTCATTCATATCATAGGACACATATGCACATGACAAGGGACACCATAGCAACCATACTGTAGGTGAATAATTGTT
This genomic stretch from Salvelinus fontinalis isolate EN_2023a chromosome 41, ASM2944872v1, whole genome shotgun sequence harbors:
- the LOC129840598 gene encoding serine/threonine-protein kinase SIK2-like codes for the protein MVVLSDGSPLSQPCPGGPVQVGFYEIIRTLGKGNFAVVKLACHKVTKTQVAIKIIDKKRLEPSDLKKIYREVEVMKLLNHPHIIKLYQVMETKDMLYMVMEYARNGEMFDYLLSLGRLSESEARRKFCQILSAVDYCHSNHIVHRDLKAENLLLDSNMDIKVADFGFGNFFSEGQFLSTWCGSPPYAAPEVFEGIEYEGPPLDIWSLGVVLYVLVCGVLPFDGPSLPALRQRVREGRFRIPFYMSQDCENLVRRMLVIEPAKRITVARIKKHRWMKSDPPATAAPPETPQPTPAPDAEPRLGENYSEPVLGLMQTLGIDRQRTIESLQSSSYNHFSAIYRLMLEKVKELRSLRLPHSTEKVTPNPDHDTLLPTCISDQDHHGNQGEEPQEEGLQEEGGAAPFSLDLSHRHTLAEVSASLQQCSPSCVVVNSSDQASSDSFSSSSSSFSASPSLSSPIEDPYMLLVTPVVGPGTYSPTESPLALSSTVPSTVDGPYQLLVTTGHLALSSTLQPPPQDSLPVPSFQEGRRASDMDTGALTQGLRVFRQQLRREASAKGLLGLNKMKSPGVRHGWSPPASGPAPCPTAWGGRDLSHCVPTTPLSEEGFQQQKVIQIPLCQFHPTTPLPPRHPTSSSPPPHLFLSPPVPPNVPAPPRPPIGLFSTHTLSHDFLTPSLQQNHSPHPQLHPHLQLHPQPQLHPQPQLHPQPQLLPQPQLHPQLHPQLHSQPQLHPQLQPHPQLHSQLHPPPQLQPQLQPHSQLHSQLHQKTHPQPQSYLSLCSEQPLDLSPSSSSSAFSSSAMVASAGHLLETHLHISSPRVENHTPPFSDAPHLPVQPQFPHPKPQSQPKLLHPHPDPQSQLLHPHPDPQSQLLHPHNHPDPQSQLLHRYPHNYPDPQSQPQLLYSHSDPQPQPRPWANHRLYTHSQTSRRPQLQRQPRLPPCPVERMDPGYTP